In one window of Caballeronia sp. TF1N1 DNA:
- a CDS encoding SGNH/GDSL hydrolase family protein, producing the protein MKFRIIASLCAAALAAQFAFAPQTFAAESADAAANEHWVSAWGTVLQSIPQLANLPPLYRAPEVGGRTVRQLIYPQLDGKRLRLRVSNLYGTEPLVIESMSVSNAVSGSSPAIRAGSAKPVAFGGHNAVTVPPGGQATSDPIAFDVTAFQPLAVSTFMGKDQKLVAWHRVSSQVNYVSSPGNHANDASADAFRTRFTQYAWLTNVSVEHLSAQTVVAIGDSITDGMRSTLNANRSWPDVLARQVAQKSGGQAAIVNAGISGNRLLSNSPCYGEALVSRFERDALRQPGVRAIIVLIGINDINFAAMPAHAGLDCDAPHTEVNADALVRGYQRLIAQAHQRGIKIYGATLTPAALPPEREAIRTAVNASIRSSHAFDGVIDFDQALRDPARPNVLQRRFDSGDHIHPSDAGYAAMAAAVPFDMVFGQAKAAH; encoded by the coding sequence ATGAAATTCAGAATCATTGCCTCGCTGTGCGCGGCCGCGCTTGCCGCGCAATTCGCCTTCGCGCCGCAGACGTTCGCCGCCGAATCCGCCGACGCCGCGGCCAACGAACATTGGGTCAGCGCCTGGGGCACTGTTTTGCAGTCCATTCCCCAATTAGCCAATCTGCCGCCGCTGTACCGGGCACCTGAAGTGGGCGGGCGGACGGTTCGGCAGTTGATCTATCCGCAACTCGACGGGAAACGACTTCGGCTGCGCGTCAGCAATCTGTATGGAACGGAGCCGCTTGTCATCGAATCGATGAGCGTCTCGAATGCCGTCAGCGGCAGCAGTCCGGCCATCCGCGCGGGTAGCGCGAAGCCAGTGGCGTTCGGTGGACACAACGCGGTAACCGTTCCGCCAGGCGGCCAGGCGACCAGCGATCCCATAGCGTTCGATGTCACCGCGTTCCAGCCACTCGCTGTGAGCACATTCATGGGTAAGGACCAGAAACTCGTGGCGTGGCATCGGGTCTCGAGCCAGGTGAATTACGTTTCGTCGCCCGGCAATCACGCAAACGACGCTTCCGCCGATGCGTTTCGCACGCGCTTTACCCAATACGCGTGGCTGACGAATGTGTCGGTCGAGCATCTGTCCGCGCAGACGGTGGTGGCAATCGGCGATTCAATCACGGACGGCATGCGCTCGACGCTGAATGCCAACCGAAGCTGGCCGGATGTGCTCGCCAGACAGGTCGCGCAGAAAAGTGGCGGTCAGGCGGCGATAGTGAACGCGGGCATCAGCGGCAATCGGCTCCTCAGCAATTCGCCGTGCTATGGAGAGGCGCTCGTCAGCCGTTTCGAGCGCGACGCGCTGCGCCAGCCGGGCGTGCGGGCGATCATCGTGTTGATCGGCATCAACGACATCAACTTTGCGGCGATGCCCGCGCACGCTGGACTTGACTGCGACGCGCCGCACACGGAAGTCAACGCCGACGCGCTGGTGCGCGGATACCAGCGGCTGATCGCGCAGGCGCATCAGCGCGGCATCAAGATCTACGGCGCGACGCTCACGCCCGCAGCGCTGCCGCCGGAACGCGAGGCCATCCGGACGGCGGTGAACGCGTCGATCCGTTCGAGCCATGCGTTCGATGGCGTGATCGATTTCGATCAAGCGCTTCGCGATCCGGCGCGCCCGAACGTCCTGCAACGGCGTTTCGATAGCGGCGACCACATCCATCCAAGCGATGCCGGCTACGCAGCGATGGCCGCAGCCGTTCCCTTCGACATGGTGTTTGGGCAGGCAAAAGCGGCGCATTGA
- the rplL gene encoding 50S ribosomal protein L7/L12, with product MAIAKEDILEAVGSMSVLELNELVKAFEEKFGVSAAAVAVAGPAGGGAAAAVEEQTEFTVNLLEVGANKVSVIKAVRELTGLGLKEAKDLVDGAPKPIKEAVPKAAADEAKKKLEDAGAKAEIK from the coding sequence ATGGCAATCGCAAAAGAAGACATCCTCGAAGCCGTTGGCTCGATGTCGGTTCTCGAACTGAACGAGCTGGTCAAGGCGTTCGAAGAGAAGTTTGGCGTGTCGGCAGCTGCTGTTGCAGTCGCTGGCCCCGCAGGCGGCGGCGCTGCTGCTGCTGTTGAAGAGCAAACCGAGTTCACCGTAAACCTGCTCGAAGTTGGCGCGAACAAGGTTTCCGTGATTAAGGCCGTTCGTGAACTGACGGGTCTTGGCCTGAAGGAAGCGAAGGACCTGGTCGACGGTGCACCGAAGCCCATCAAGGAAGCGGTGCCGAAGGCTGCTGCTGACGAAGCAAAGAAGAAGTTGGAAGACGCAGGCGCGAAAGCTGAAATCAAGTAA
- the nusG gene encoding transcription termination/antitermination protein NusG, whose protein sequence is MSDTPASPSGKRWYVVHAYSGMEKSVQRALQERIDRAGMQDQFGQILVPTEEVVEVKGGHKSVTERRFFPGYVLVEMEMTDETWHLVKNTAKVTGFVGGARNRPSPISPREVEKIMSQMQEGVEKPRPKTLFEVGEMVRVKEGPFTDFNGNVEEVNYEKSRVRVSVTIFGRSTPVELEFGQVEKV, encoded by the coding sequence ATGAGCGATACTCCGGCATCCCCGAGCGGAAAACGTTGGTATGTGGTGCACGCCTACTCCGGAATGGAGAAGAGCGTGCAACGTGCGCTTCAGGAGCGTATCGACCGAGCAGGCATGCAAGATCAGTTCGGTCAAATTCTCGTCCCGACCGAAGAGGTGGTTGAGGTCAAGGGCGGTCACAAGTCGGTTACTGAGCGTCGTTTCTTCCCCGGTTACGTCCTGGTGGAAATGGAGATGACGGACGAAACCTGGCACCTGGTGAAGAACACTGCGAAGGTCACCGGCTTTGTTGGTGGAGCGCGCAATCGTCCGAGTCCCATCTCGCCGCGTGAAGTCGAAAAGATCATGTCGCAGATGCAGGAAGGCGTCGAAAAGCCTAGGCCCAAGACGTTGTTCGAAGTTGGCGAGATGGTTCGAGTGAAGGAAGGTCCTTTCACCGACTTCAACGGCAACGTCGAAGAAGTGAACTACGAAAAGTCCCGAGTCCGTGTGTCTGTCACGATTTTTGGGCGCTCGACGCCGGTCGAACTCGAGTTCGGTCAGGTCGAAAAGGTTTAA
- the rplJ gene encoding 50S ribosomal protein L10 gives MPLNKESKQAVVAEVAAQVAKAQTMVLAEYRGITVGDLTKLRAKAREQQVYLRVLKNTLARRAVKGTPFASLAEQMTGPLIYGISEDAIAAAKVVNDFGKSNDKLIIKAGSYEGKVMDKAGVQALANIPSREELLSKLLFVMQAPVSGFARALAALAEKKQGEAA, from the coding sequence GTGCCACTGAACAAAGAAAGTAAGCAGGCAGTCGTCGCTGAAGTCGCCGCGCAAGTCGCGAAGGCTCAGACGATGGTGCTCGCTGAGTATCGTGGGATCACGGTTGGCGATCTGACCAAGCTGCGCGCGAAAGCGCGTGAGCAACAGGTGTATCTGCGCGTGTTGAAGAACACGTTGGCGCGTCGCGCCGTCAAAGGTACCCCGTTCGCTTCGCTGGCTGAGCAGATGACCGGTCCTCTGATCTACGGCATCTCGGAAGATGCCATTGCCGCTGCCAAGGTCGTCAATGACTTCGGCAAGAGCAATGACAAGTTGATCATCAAGGCTGGTTCCTACGAAGGCAAGGTGATGGACAAGGCAGGCGTGCAAGCGCTGGCCAACATCCCGAGCCGCGAAGAACTGCTCTCCAAGTTGTTGTTCGTCATGCAAGCACCTGTTTCCGGCTTTGCGCGCGCTTTGGCCGCGCTGGCAGAAAAGAAACAAGGCGAAGCTGCATAA
- the secE gene encoding preprotein translocase subunit SecE translates to MANPSVETVNTSGDKLMLVAGVLLVLAGFVGFFWLSGQEWYVRGAALAVGVIAGVAVGLLSTPGKGFIAFAKDSYKEVRKVVWPTRKEATQTTLVVFAFVLIMAIFLWLSDKSIEWVIFSAILGWK, encoded by the coding sequence ATGGCGAATCCTTCCGTCGAAACTGTAAATACTTCCGGCGACAAGTTGATGTTGGTGGCGGGCGTATTGTTGGTCTTGGCCGGGTTCGTGGGTTTCTTCTGGCTGTCAGGCCAAGAGTGGTACGTCCGCGGCGCAGCGCTGGCTGTTGGTGTCATCGCGGGTGTCGCAGTCGGCCTCCTCTCGACGCCGGGCAAGGGCTTCATCGCCTTCGCGAAAGACTCCTATAAGGAAGTCCGCAAGGTTGTCTGGCCCACCCGCAAGGAAGCAACGCAAACGACCCTCGTGGTTTTCGCGTTTGTTTTAATCATGGCCATCTTCCTTTGGCTTAGCGATAAGTCGATCGAATGGGTGATTTTCTCGGCGATTCTGGGTTGGAAATGA
- a CDS encoding DUF1835 domain-containing protein, which yields MTTIHVTNGDSAALSLTEALRLADRPDRVIPLRDDLAVGPLRDVDDTSLTRAAFWRQVLNSTNEFEDELEAQQALLTRLVRGDAQIVVWHGQSAADQLTLRRVAYHLRNVPQRLNEAKLNYDDLSIEASDAHSDPLRRADRATAVGMFSPGQLLKKLPSAAPISVLRISRLALEWQEAKHASAETRRLRDNMLVSGSWFDVDEALLDLASPEWQPARRIAGGAMARRFDFLLSDSIAFWRCRELVTAGRLKIRGTPSDIVQAELRR from the coding sequence ATGACCACGATCCACGTCACCAATGGCGACAGCGCGGCCCTGTCTCTCACCGAAGCGCTTCGACTAGCCGACCGTCCAGACCGTGTCATCCCTCTGCGCGACGATCTCGCGGTCGGCCCGCTCAGAGACGTCGACGACACTTCACTCACGCGCGCAGCGTTTTGGCGTCAAGTGCTCAACAGCACGAATGAATTCGAGGACGAACTCGAAGCGCAGCAGGCGCTCTTGACACGCCTCGTGCGCGGCGACGCGCAGATTGTCGTGTGGCACGGACAGAGCGCGGCCGACCAGCTCACCTTGCGGCGCGTCGCCTACCATCTGCGCAACGTGCCGCAACGTCTTAACGAGGCGAAGCTCAACTACGACGACCTGTCGATCGAAGCATCCGACGCGCATTCAGATCCGCTCCGGCGTGCCGATCGCGCAACCGCTGTCGGCATGTTTTCACCTGGACAGTTGCTAAAGAAGTTGCCGAGCGCCGCGCCGATTTCGGTGCTGCGCATTAGCCGGCTGGCGCTCGAATGGCAGGAGGCGAAGCATGCGAGCGCGGAGACACGTCGGCTGCGCGACAACATGCTGGTTTCGGGAAGCTGGTTCGACGTCGACGAAGCCCTGCTCGACCTAGCCAGCCCCGAATGGCAGCCCGCGCGGCGGATCGCCGGTGGCGCAATGGCGCGCCGCTTCGATTTCCTTCTCAGCGATTCGATCGCTTTCTGGCGATGCCGCGAACTCGTCACGGCGGGCCGGCTTAAAATACGCGGCACGCCGTCGGATATCGTGCAGGCCGAATTGCGGCGCTAA
- a CDS encoding class I SAM-dependent methyltransferase, giving the protein MQSKSTPHADTPPILHWEEDGEERSARWRSESSNPAPKRIVIGDDQMTADNAYRLACEGTGILWRGDYQNARQLLQAMARRIDNKPRKPKKAAAEREKAAAASPVDTFNLHRLAQSQRARTLAMLLLPLDKQYAIPLRRAPNVQEACEEAYGAARDASVVSLREVLGLVGAHEWRKKGVDVAAVGGKIHPYYGVFSPVRGEYINLVANQPLPSTSLAFDIGTGTGVLAAVLARRGVERIVATDLDPRALACARENIGQLGLNRQVNVVEANLFPEGRAPLVVCNPPWLPARPSSAIEHAIYDPESRMLRGFLDGLAAHLTPGGEGWLILSDFAEHLGLRTRAQLQEWIDAAKLKVDGRIDIRPQHPRAFDKTDPLYAARSKEVTSLWRLVAA; this is encoded by the coding sequence ATGCAATCTAAAAGCACGCCTCACGCCGACACTCCGCCAATCCTGCACTGGGAAGAGGACGGCGAAGAACGCTCCGCCCGCTGGCGTTCGGAAAGTAGCAACCCGGCGCCAAAGCGCATTGTCATTGGCGACGACCAGATGACGGCCGACAACGCGTATCGCCTTGCTTGCGAAGGAACCGGCATTCTTTGGCGCGGAGATTATCAGAACGCGCGGCAGTTGCTTCAGGCGATGGCGCGCCGTATCGACAACAAGCCGCGCAAGCCGAAAAAGGCGGCGGCGGAGAGGGAAAAAGCGGCGGCTGCTTCGCCGGTCGATACCTTCAATCTGCATCGTCTGGCGCAGTCGCAACGTGCGCGAACGCTGGCGATGCTGCTTCTGCCGCTAGACAAGCAGTATGCGATTCCGCTGCGCCGCGCGCCGAATGTACAGGAAGCGTGCGAAGAAGCGTACGGCGCGGCTCGTGACGCGTCGGTGGTTTCGTTGCGGGAAGTGCTCGGGCTGGTCGGCGCGCACGAGTGGCGCAAGAAAGGCGTGGATGTCGCGGCGGTGGGCGGGAAAATTCATCCCTATTACGGCGTTTTCTCGCCTGTGCGCGGCGAATATATCAACCTCGTTGCCAATCAGCCGCTTCCGTCGACTTCGCTGGCCTTCGATATCGGCACCGGTACGGGCGTTTTGGCGGCGGTGCTTGCACGGCGCGGCGTCGAACGAATCGTCGCGACGGACCTCGATCCGCGTGCGTTGGCTTGTGCACGCGAGAACATCGGGCAGCTCGGGCTGAATCGCCAAGTGAATGTGGTCGAAGCGAATCTCTTTCCTGAAGGACGCGCGCCGCTCGTCGTGTGCAATCCGCCGTGGCTGCCCGCGCGGCCGAGTTCGGCGATCGAGCACGCGATCTACGATCCCGAAAGCCGCATGCTGCGCGGTTTTCTCGATGGCCTCGCCGCGCATCTCACGCCCGGCGGCGAAGGCTGGCTGATTCTGTCCGATTTCGCCGAGCATCTCGGGCTGCGCACGCGCGCGCAGTTGCAGGAGTGGATCGACGCGGCGAAATTGAAAGTGGATGGCCGCATCGATATTCGGCCGCAGCATCCGCGTGCATTCGATAAAACCGATCCGCTGTATGCGGCGCGCTCGAAGGAAGTGACTTCGTTGTGGCGCTTGGTGGCGGCCTGA
- the rplK gene encoding 50S ribosomal protein L11: MAKKIIGFIKLQIPAGKANPSPPVGPALGQRGLNIMEFCKAFNAQTQGMEPGLPVPVVITAFADKSFTFIMKTPPATVLIKKAAKVDKGSAKPHTDKVGNITRAQAEEIAKTKMPDLTAADLDAAVRTIAGSARSMGITVEGV; this comes from the coding sequence ATGGCAAAGAAAATCATCGGCTTTATCAAACTGCAGATTCCTGCAGGTAAAGCCAACCCGTCGCCGCCGGTCGGTCCGGCACTGGGCCAGCGTGGCCTGAACATCATGGAGTTCTGCAAGGCGTTTAACGCGCAGACTCAGGGCATGGAGCCGGGTCTGCCGGTGCCGGTCGTGATTACGGCATTCGCGGACAAGAGCTTCACGTTCATCATGAAGACGCCGCCCGCTACCGTTCTGATCAAGAAGGCAGCCAAAGTCGATAAGGGTTCGGCAAAGCCGCACACCGATAAGGTTGGCAACATCACCCGCGCTCAAGCGGAAGAAATCGCGAAGACCAAGATGCCGGATCTTACGGCAGCTGATCTTGACGCCGCCGTGCGCACGATCGCCGGCAGCGCCCGTTCGATGGGCATCACTGTGGAGGGCGTGTAA
- the tuf gene encoding elongation factor Tu, giving the protein MAKGKFERTKPHVNVGTIGHVDHGKTTLTAAITTVLTKKFGGEAKAYDQIDAAPEEKARGITINTAHVEYETANRHYAHVDCPGHADYVKNMITGAAQMDGAILVCSAADGPMPQTREHILLARQVGVPYIIVFLNKCDMVDDAELLELVEMEVRELLSKYDFPGDDTPIIKGSAKLALEGDTGELGEVAIMNLADALDTYIPTPERAVDGAFLMPVEDVFSISGRGTVVTGRVERGVVKVGEEIEIVGIKPTVKTTCTGVEMFRKLLDQGQAGDNVGILLRGTKREDVERGQVLAKPGSITPHTHFTAEVYVLSKDEGGRHTPFFNNYRPQFYFRTTDVTGSIELPKDKEMVMPGDNVSITVKLIAPIAMEEGLRFAIREGGRTVGAGVVAKIIE; this is encoded by the coding sequence ATGGCCAAAGGTAAATTCGAGCGGACCAAGCCGCACGTGAACGTGGGCACGATCGGTCACGTTGACCACGGCAAGACCACGCTGACGGCAGCGATCACGACGGTGCTGACCAAGAAGTTCGGCGGCGAAGCGAAGGCATACGACCAGATCGATGCAGCGCCGGAAGAAAAGGCACGTGGTATCACCATCAACACCGCGCACGTCGAGTACGAAACGGCTAACCGCCACTACGCACACGTCGATTGCCCGGGCCACGCTGACTATGTGAAGAACATGATCACGGGCGCAGCGCAGATGGACGGCGCAATCCTGGTGTGCTCGGCCGCTGACGGCCCGATGCCGCAAACGCGTGAGCACATCCTGCTGGCGCGTCAGGTCGGCGTGCCTTACATCATCGTGTTCCTGAACAAGTGCGACATGGTGGACGACGCCGAGCTGCTCGAACTCGTCGAAATGGAAGTGCGCGAGCTTCTGTCGAAGTACGACTTCCCGGGCGACGACACGCCGATCATCAAGGGTTCGGCCAAGCTGGCGCTGGAAGGCGACACGGGCGAGCTGGGCGAAGTGGCGATCATGAATCTGGCCGACGCGCTGGACACGTACATCCCGACGCCGGAGCGCGCAGTGGACGGCGCCTTCCTGATGCCGGTGGAAGATGTGTTCTCGATCTCGGGTCGCGGCACGGTGGTGACGGGTCGCGTGGAGCGCGGCGTGGTGAAGGTTGGCGAGGAAATCGAAATCGTCGGTATCAAGCCGACGGTGAAGACGACTTGCACGGGCGTGGAAATGTTCCGCAAGCTGCTGGACCAAGGTCAAGCGGGCGACAACGTCGGTATCCTGTTGCGCGGCACGAAGCGTGAAGACGTGGAGCGTGGCCAGGTTCTGGCCAAGCCGGGTTCGATCACGCCGCACACGCACTTCACGGCTGAAGTGTACGTGTTGAGCAAGGACGAAGGCGGCCGCCACACGCCGTTCTTCAACAACTACCGTCCGCAGTTCTACTTCCGTACGACGGACGTGACGGGCTCGATCGAGCTGCCGAAGGACAAGGAAATGGTGATGCCGGGCGACAACGTGTCGATCACGGTGAAGCTGATTGCACCGATCGCCATGGAAGAAGGTCTGCGCTTCGCTATCCGCGAAGGCGGTCGTACCGTCGGCGCAGGTGTGGTTGCCAAGATTATCGAGTAA
- a CDS encoding MFS transporter, producing MSVSLASERASAPAAADARPVIRSAADVSSLVNRGAAIGSDARVVVAIALGGIFLDAYDLGALAFGIKDIAREFSLSPTGTGFVASAITFGAIIGAFLGGYLTDKIGRYRVFMADMFFFVIAAIACAFAPNAWVLGGARFVMGLGVGIDLPVAMAFLAEFSRLQGRGNKAARVAMWCPTWYAAISVSYLLVLGLYAVLPAHHAGLLWRLILGFGAVPAILIIAIRSRYMSESPVWAANQGDLKGAAEILKRSYGVEVRVEAAASTVPKARKATWSNYGALLRGVYLRRTVLATVIAIASSFAYNAVAFGLPVIISSFLAQSMLTTILASLALNLLFAFTGGLFSVRTVPKYGAWNLTVIGYAFQLVALVGLAVVGKPATGAQVAIAIALLAAFLLGQGVGPGSHSMTFASLSYPTSLRGVGVGFNQTLMRASSTVSLFLFPVLSAALGTKVFWIIAVAPLLGLIALFAVHWEPSGYDVDAEDFAASGTR from the coding sequence ATGTCCGTCTCACTCGCGTCCGAACGCGCTTCCGCTCCGGCCGCCGCCGATGCGCGCCCCGTCATCCGCAGCGCCGCCGATGTCTCCAGCCTCGTCAATCGTGGCGCCGCCATCGGCAGCGACGCGCGCGTGGTCGTCGCCATCGCGCTCGGCGGCATTTTCCTCGATGCCTACGATCTCGGCGCGCTCGCGTTCGGCATCAAGGACATCGCCCGTGAGTTCTCGCTAAGCCCGACGGGAACCGGTTTCGTCGCATCGGCGATCACGTTCGGCGCGATCATCGGCGCATTTCTCGGCGGCTATCTCACCGACAAGATCGGCCGATACCGCGTCTTCATGGCGGACATGTTCTTCTTCGTGATCGCGGCCATTGCCTGCGCGTTCGCGCCCAACGCGTGGGTGCTCGGCGGCGCGCGCTTCGTGATGGGGCTGGGCGTTGGCATCGATCTTCCGGTGGCAATGGCCTTTCTCGCCGAATTTTCGCGTCTGCAAGGCCGTGGCAACAAGGCCGCGCGCGTCGCCATGTGGTGTCCCACCTGGTACGCCGCGATCAGCGTGTCCTATCTGCTGGTGCTCGGTTTGTACGCGGTGCTGCCGGCGCATCACGCAGGCTTGCTGTGGCGGCTGATTCTCGGCTTCGGCGCTGTGCCGGCCATTCTCATCATCGCAATTCGCAGCCGTTACATGAGCGAGTCGCCCGTATGGGCCGCGAATCAGGGCGATCTCAAGGGCGCCGCCGAGATTCTCAAACGTTCGTATGGCGTCGAGGTTCGCGTCGAAGCGGCTGCGTCGACCGTTCCAAAGGCGCGCAAGGCGACGTGGAGCAACTACGGCGCGCTTCTGCGTGGCGTGTATTTACGCAGGACCGTGCTCGCGACCGTCATTGCGATTGCATCGTCCTTCGCCTACAACGCGGTCGCGTTCGGCTTGCCGGTGATCATTTCGAGCTTCCTCGCGCAGTCGATGCTCACCACGATTCTCGCCTCGCTCGCGCTCAATCTGCTGTTCGCGTTCACGGGCGGCCTGTTCTCCGTGCGCACCGTGCCAAAGTACGGCGCGTGGAATCTGACCGTGATCGGCTACGCGTTTCAGTTGGTGGCGCTCGTCGGGCTCGCTGTCGTCGGCAAGCCGGCAACCGGTGCGCAGGTGGCGATCGCGATCGCGCTGCTCGCCGCGTTCTTGCTCGGCCAGGGCGTCGGACCGGGCTCGCACAGCATGACGTTTGCGTCGCTGAGTTATCCGACGTCATTGCGCGGCGTGGGCGTCGGCTTCAATCAGACGTTGATGCGCGCTAGTTCCACCGTGTCCCTATTCCTGTTTCCGGTGCTGTCGGCGGCGTTGGGCACAAAGGTGTTCTGGATCATCGCGGTTGCGCCGCTTCTCGGCTTGATCGCGCTGTTCGCGGTGCACTGGGAACCGTCCGGCTACGACGTCGATGCCGAGGATTTCGCCGCCAGCGGCACGCGATAA
- the rplA gene encoding 50S ribosomal protein L1, whose protein sequence is MAKLSKRLQAFASKVDRQKLYPIDDALALVKECASAKFDESIDVAVQLGIDAKKSDQVVRGSVVLPAGTGKSVRVAVFAQGEKAEQARAAGADIVGMEDLAEQVKAGNLNFDVVIASPDTMRVVGTLGQILGPRGLMPNPKVGTVTPDVAQAVRNAKAGQVQFRVDKAGIIHGTIGRASFEPASLRQNLAALVDALQKAKPATSKGVYLRKIALSSTMGVGVRVDQATLAQQ, encoded by the coding sequence ATGGCTAAGCTTTCTAAGCGCCTTCAGGCATTCGCAAGCAAGGTTGATCGCCAGAAGCTGTACCCGATCGACGACGCATTGGCTCTCGTGAAGGAATGCGCGAGCGCCAAGTTCGACGAGTCGATCGACGTCGCAGTCCAACTCGGCATCGACGCGAAGAAGTCGGACCAAGTGGTTCGCGGTTCGGTCGTTCTGCCGGCAGGCACGGGCAAGTCGGTTCGTGTTGCTGTGTTCGCGCAAGGCGAAAAGGCCGAGCAAGCACGTGCAGCGGGCGCAGACATCGTGGGTATGGAAGACCTGGCCGAGCAAGTTAAGGCTGGTAATCTGAATTTCGACGTCGTGATCGCTTCGCCGGACACGATGCGCGTCGTCGGTACGTTGGGCCAGATCCTCGGCCCCCGCGGCCTGATGCCGAACCCGAAGGTCGGTACGGTCACGCCGGACGTCGCGCAAGCTGTGCGTAACGCGAAGGCTGGTCAAGTTCAGTTCCGCGTCGACAAGGCCGGTATTATTCATGGCACGATCGGTCGTGCATCGTTCGAACCTGCTTCGCTGCGTCAAAACCTGGCAGCACTGGTCGACGCGCTGCAAAAGGCCAAGCCGGCCACGAGTAAGGGCGTGTACCTGCGCAAGATCGCTCTGTCGAGCACGATGGGTGTCGGCGTACGCGTGGATCAAGCCACGCTCGCGCAGCAGTAA
- a CDS encoding TIGR03862 family flavoprotein, giving the protein MASAENIETVNVAVVGGGPAGLMAAEALAAGSARVDVFDAMPSVGRKFLMAGKGGMNLTHSEAADAFLGRYGARSAEIAPLLARFDADALRQWVHGLGVETFVGSSGRVFPRDMKAAPMLRAWLHRLRASGVTQHMRHRWLGFTDDGASISRFATPDGEKCIRHDALILAAGGASWPQLGSDGGAIAHLAARGVPVRPFVPSNCGFDTDWSPHFQSRFAGEPLKAVAIGVTRADGRLDWRTGEALITDHGIEGSLIYALSASIRNRLAENDGGASTILLDLVPQLSAERVRAEVLHPRGARSLSSHLQSRLHLTGVKAGLLRECLTKAEFGDPETLAARIKALPLRVLRPRPIAEAISSAGGVAFEALDERSMLTALPGVFCAGEMLDWEAPTGGYLLTACFASGLVAGEGALAWLASRG; this is encoded by the coding sequence ATGGCGTCAGCAGAAAACATCGAAACGGTGAACGTCGCGGTCGTCGGTGGCGGACCGGCCGGGCTCATGGCCGCCGAGGCGCTCGCGGCGGGCAGCGCGCGCGTGGATGTCTTCGACGCGATGCCATCGGTCGGCCGCAAATTCCTGATGGCGGGCAAGGGCGGCATGAATCTGACGCACTCCGAAGCCGCCGACGCGTTTCTAGGCCGCTACGGCGCGCGCAGTGCCGAAATCGCGCCGCTCCTCGCGCGCTTCGATGCCGACGCGCTTCGCCAATGGGTGCACGGCCTTGGCGTGGAAACGTTCGTCGGCAGTTCCGGCCGCGTCTTTCCGCGCGACATGAAGGCCGCGCCGATGCTGCGGGCCTGGCTGCATCGGCTGCGCGCGTCCGGCGTGACGCAGCATATGCGGCATCGATGGCTCGGTTTCACCGACGACGGCGCCTCGATCTCGCGCTTCGCGACGCCCGACGGGGAAAAGTGCATTCGTCACGACGCGCTGATTCTCGCAGCGGGAGGCGCGAGCTGGCCGCAACTCGGCTCGGATGGCGGCGCAATCGCGCATCTCGCCGCGCGCGGTGTGCCAGTGCGGCCTTTCGTGCCGTCCAATTGCGGTTTCGATACCGACTGGTCGCCGCATTTCCAAAGCCGCTTCGCGGGCGAACCGCTCAAGGCGGTGGCGATCGGTGTGACGCGCGCGGACGGCCGGCTCGACTGGCGCACAGGCGAAGCGCTGATTACGGACCACGGTATCGAAGGAAGTCTGATTTACGCGCTGTCGGCGTCAATCCGCAATCGGCTCGCCGAAAACGACGGCGGAGCATCGACCATTCTGCTCGATCTCGTTCCGCAGCTTTCCGCCGAGCGGGTGCGTGCGGAGGTGCTGCATCCACGTGGCGCGCGCTCGCTGTCGAGTCATTTGCAAAGCCGCCTGCATCTGACCGGCGTGAAAGCGGGATTGCTGCGGGAATGTCTGACAAAGGCGGAATTCGGCGATCCCGAAACGCTCGCCGCACGCATCAAGGCGCTGCCGTTGCGCGTTTTACGCCCGCGTCCGATCGCCGAGGCGATCAGCAGCGCGGGCGGCGTGGCGTTCGAAGCGCTCGACGAGCGCTCGATGCTTACCGCGCTGCCCGGCGTCTTCTGCGCGGGCGAAATGCTCGACTGGGAAGCGCCGACAGGCGGTTATTTATTGACGGCGTGTTTTGCGAGCGGGCTCGTGGCTGGGGAAGGCGCGCTCGCGTGGCTGGCGTCGCGCGGCTGA